Proteins found in one Miscanthus floridulus cultivar M001 chromosome 4, ASM1932011v1, whole genome shotgun sequence genomic segment:
- the LOC136551787 gene encoding WRKY transcription factor WRKY76-like, with product MLLMDSARRAGCSPVCLDLSVGLSPSSPGSSPETTADTERLDRPPAAGCRVTSSLSEEQAKTLEARLTQVSEENRRLTEMIAYLYASQVARQSPDSSRKRSRDSLEPSNSSDANGNGNGNGNGSGNTKAEPDHAVESALSDEGTCRRIKVTRVCTRIDPADTTLTVKDGYQWRKYGQKVTRDNPSPRAYFRCAYAPSCPVKKKVQRSAEDSTLLVATYEGEHNHPSPTRAGELPIAASATASGPVPCSISMNSSGPTITLDLTKNGGGGVRVLDAAEAPDLKKLCQEIASPDFRTALVGQMARSLTKDPKFTDALAAAILQQLPDY from the exons ATGCTGCTCATGGACTCGGCGCGCCGCGCCGGCTGCTCCCCGGTCTGCTTGGACCTCAGCGTCGGCCTTTCGCCGTCGTCGCCGGGGAGCAGCCCGGAAACGACAGCTGACACCGAGAGGCTTGACCGTCCGCCCGCCGCTGGCTGCAGGGTGACATCGTCCCTGTCTGAGGAGCAG GCCAAGACTCTGGAGGCCAGGCTCACCCAGGTCAGCGAGGAGAACCGGCGGCTCACCGAGATGATCGCCTACCTCTACGCCAGCCAGGTCGCGCGGCAGAGCCCCGACAGCAGCAGGAAGAGGAGCAGGGACAGCCTGGAGCCGTCAAATTCGAGCGACGccaacggcaacggcaacggcaacggcaacggcagCGGCAACACCAAGGCCGAGCCCGACCATGCCGTCGAGAGCGCCCTCAGCGACGAGGGCACGTGCAGGCGGATCAAGGTCACCAGGGTCTGCACCCGGATCGACCCCGCCGACACCACGCTCACCGTCAAAGACGGCTACCAATGGCGAAAGTACGGCCAGAAGGTGACCCGCGACAACCCGTCCCCGAGAGCCTACTTCCGCTGCGCATACGCGCCCTCCTGCCCCGTCAAGAAGAAG GTGCAGAGGAGCGCGGAGGACAGCACCTTGCTGGTGGCCACGTACGAGGGCGAGCACAACCACCCGAGCCCGACCCGCGCCGGCGAGCTTCCCATCGCCGCCTCCGCCACGGCGAGCGGGCCAGTGCCGTGCTCCATCTCCATGAACTCCTCCGGCCCGACCATCACGCTGGACCTCACCAAGAACGGAGGGGGCGGCGTGCGGGTGCTCGACGCCGCCGAGGCGCCCGACCTCAAGAAGCTGTGCCAGGAGATCGCATCGCCGGATTTCCGGACGGCGCTGGTGGGTCAGATGGCGCGCTCGCTGACCAAGGATCCCAAGTTCACCGACGCGCTGGCTGCCGCGATCCTGCAACAGCTGCCGGACTACTAG
- the LOC136551788 gene encoding bHLH transcription factor RHL1-like yields the protein MQPTTREMQAIAAAGQISLDDLRAAAGAAGGGMHDDFLDQMLGGLPPSAWPELASAAGGKAPDGGAQAEGMQHQAQHFGGGLYDESALLARLRQHQISGGPAGGRAEAAKHVVLQQLADLRQGHHILLQGMGRSTGGGGGGSGDGGLLLPLSLGSGGSGGDVQALLKAAANSAGGEAGGVFGGSFAGSLQQQQQQQHFQSHPQQQTPTLPGQGFGGGGGGGGGGAGASGGVWQPQAGPAGGGAAAPPRQRVRARRGQATDPHSIAERLRRERIAERMKALQELVSNANKTDKASMLDEIIDYVKFLQLQVKVLSMSRLGGAAAVAPLVADMSSEGRGGAAAAAGSDGLAVTEQQVAKLMEEDMGAAMQYLQGKGLCLMPVSLASAISSATCHMRPPVGGGLAVAAAAHHMAAMRLPHGMNGGAGSGADVVPASPSMSVLTAQSAMANGAGADGEGSHSQQQQHPKDAASVSKP from the exons ATGCAGCCCACGACGCGGGAAATGCAGGCCATAGCCGCCGCCGGCCAGATCTCCCTCGACGACCTGCGCGCGGCAGCAGGCGCTGCGGGCGGCGGCATGCACGACGACTTCCTGGACCAGATGCTCGGTGGCCTGCCGCCGTCGGCATGGCCGGAACTGGCATCCGCGGCGGGAGGGAAGGCGCCGGATGGCGGCGCGCAGGCGGAGGGGATGCAACACCAGGCGCAGCACTTCGGTGGGGGCTTGTACGACGAGTCCGCCTTGCTGGCACGGCTCCGGCAGCACCAGATCAGCGGCGGCCCTGCAGGCGGCCGCGCGGAGGCCGCGAAGCACGTGGTGCTGCAGCAGCTGGCCGATCTGAGGCAGGGACACCATATATTGCTGCAGGGCATGGGCCGCTcgacgggcggcggcggcggcggcagcggagacGGCGGCCTGCTCCTCCCGCTCTCCCTCGGCAGTGGCGGATCGGGCGGCGACGTGCAGGCGCTACTCAAAGCTGCCGCCAACTCCGCT GGAGGAGAAGCCGGCGGCGTCTTCGGCGGTTCCTTTGCCGGATCgctccagcagcagcaacagcaacagcatTTTCAGTCGCATCCGCAG CAGCAAACGCCGACGTTGCCGGGCCAGGGCTTCGgtggaggaggcggaggcggaggcggaggcgcggGCGCATCCGGCGGCGTGTGGCAGCCGCAGGCCGGGCCTGCGGGCGGAGGCGCGGCGGCGCCGCCCAGGCAGCGCGTACGGGCGCGGCGCGGCCAGGCCACCGACCCCCACAGCATCGCGGAGCGG CTCCGGAGAGAGAGGATCGCGGAGAGGATGAAGGCGCTGCAGGAGCTGGTGTCCAACGCCAACAAG ACGGACAAGGCGTCGATGCTGGACGAGATCATCGACTACGTCAAGTTCCTGCAGCTCCAAGTCAAG GTGCTGAGCATGAGCCGGCTAGGTGGCGCCGCTGCCGTCGCGCCGCTCGTGGCCGACATGTCCTCGGAG GGTCGAGGcggggcggcggccgcggccgggaGCGATGGCCTGGCGGTGACGGAGCAGCAGgtggcgaagctgatggaggaggacatgggcGCCGCCATGCAGTACCTGCAGGGGAAGGGCCTGTGCCTCATGCCCGTCTCCCTCGCCTCCGCCATATCCTCCGCGACGTGCCACATGCGACCGCCGGTGGGGGGAGGCCtcgcggtcgccgccgccgcgcaccacATGGCCGCCATGCGGTTGCCCCACGGCATGAACGGCGGCGCTGGAAGCGGAGCCGACGTCGTGCCAGCCTCCCCGAGCATGTCCGTGCTCACGGCGCAGTCGGCCATGGCCAACGGCGCCGGGGCTGATGGCGAGGGCTCGcactcgcagcagcagcagcatcccaAGGACGCCGCGTCCGTGTCGAAGCCGTGA